From one Bordetella genomosp. 9 genomic stretch:
- a CDS encoding MFS transporter encodes MPRVTPKGVDKPAGSPHPRVHYLPLVTLAMGFVMATLDVTVVNVGLSNIANQLQVPLSGLVWVVDGYTLTFAAMLLVGGGLADRYGAKNVYQTGLAIFVLASLLCGAAPNGTTLVVARFLQGIGAALFMPSSLSLLTRAYPDDKVRGRMLGLWSAIVSIAGVSGPLIGGILIDRLGWRSIFLVNLPIGLVGLAMAHKVIPISARHFRALNATSHLFGVTALAGLSFTLIEGPVQGWTSPSIIAAACVMLCAAWAFVARERRSATPLLPRDLFATARFPAANVLGFLINFGGYGQLFVLSLFLQEARGASPLATGSQLLPTMLLFTLGNLSAPRIVARFGPRAALIASMSLCAVGSALTAWILRPETDYWLFAVIVSMINLGVGVAVPAMTAVVMQIAGQSHANIAAACLNANRQIGVLVGVAIMGTILHAYGDWRVSLPLAFATMGMLYAAATALVWRYLKT; translated from the coding sequence ATGCCCCGCGTTACACCCAAGGGTGTGGATAAGCCAGCCGGTTCGCCACATCCGCGCGTTCACTACCTGCCTCTGGTGACACTCGCCATGGGTTTCGTCATGGCCACGCTGGACGTGACGGTGGTCAACGTCGGGTTGTCGAACATCGCCAACCAATTGCAGGTGCCGCTGTCGGGGTTGGTGTGGGTCGTCGATGGCTACACCCTGACCTTCGCCGCCATGCTGCTGGTCGGCGGCGGCCTGGCCGACCGCTACGGCGCGAAGAACGTTTACCAGACCGGCCTGGCCATCTTCGTACTGGCTTCGCTGTTATGCGGTGCGGCGCCGAACGGCACGACGCTGGTGGTCGCGCGTTTCCTGCAAGGCATCGGCGCGGCGCTGTTCATGCCGAGTTCATTGAGCCTGCTCACGCGCGCCTACCCTGACGACAAGGTGCGCGGCCGGATGCTGGGACTCTGGTCCGCCATCGTGTCGATCGCGGGCGTGTCCGGCCCGTTGATCGGCGGCATCCTGATAGACCGCCTGGGATGGCGCAGCATCTTCCTGGTGAACCTGCCCATCGGGCTGGTCGGGCTGGCGATGGCGCACAAGGTCATCCCGATATCCGCGCGGCATTTCCGCGCACTGAACGCCACCAGCCACCTGTTCGGTGTGACCGCGCTGGCCGGTTTGAGTTTCACGCTGATCGAAGGACCGGTCCAGGGGTGGACGTCGCCGTCCATCATCGCGGCTGCCTGCGTCATGCTGTGCGCCGCCTGGGCCTTCGTCGCGCGGGAGCGCCGCAGCGCCACGCCGCTGCTGCCGCGTGATCTCTTCGCCACCGCACGCTTTCCCGCCGCCAACGTGCTGGGCTTTCTCATCAATTTCGGCGGCTACGGCCAGTTGTTCGTGTTGAGCCTGTTCCTGCAGGAGGCGCGTGGCGCCAGTCCTCTGGCCACCGGCAGCCAGCTCCTGCCGACCATGCTGCTGTTCACGCTGGGCAATCTGTCGGCGCCGCGCATCGTGGCGCGCTTCGGCCCGCGCGCAGCCTTGATCGCCAGCATGAGCCTGTGCGCCGTGGGCAGCGCGTTGACGGCCTGGATACTGCGTCCCGAAACGGACTACTGGCTCTTCGCGGTCATCGTCTCGATGATCAATCTGGGGGTGGGCGTGGCCGTGCCCGCCATGACGGCGGTGGTCATGCAGATCGCCGGCCAATCACATGCGAACATCGCCGCCGCCTGCCTGAACGCCAATCGGCAGATCGGCGTTCTGGTGGGCGTGGCCATCATGGGCACCATCCTGCACGCCTATGGCGATTGGCGCGTTTCGCTGCCGCTGGCGTTCGCCACCATGGGAATGCTTTACGCCGCCGCAACCGCGCTCGTATGGCGTTACCTGAAAACGTAA